Part of the Rhizoctonia solani chromosome 2, complete sequence genome is shown below.
cactcctagttgcaggaactaactggttacttagtatatatccttctttaaggatgattgccttctgttcacttaacctaagaactctgtatcaggtctacaacctttccacactatgggtacttgggagatccacttatacaagtttaagttatttgaaatcttgaggcacaatatatcacacaattgaggggggcaagcccaaacccaagagtgacagtcaacagtaacagtgaggtggagtaaagtaggtgggtgccctccaagggtatgcaagagtccccttttataccctagagtggcaaggttactgagtcattcacctagtcagagtatgaatatgacttgcttaggactgtgcttcctaagactttgattagtgggtgggaaggcacagatatgactaggatggaatgtgactgctcttgggttgaactgcaattagttaaaaatagaaacatctaaatacatgactcagtctatcaagaaatgcttggcagccaatgagcacttagagtgagtcattagtgtgagtcattctggtggcaagcagaatgactcataagcaggatttgcagtgccactagaaattactagataaggagaaccttagtaatctcatgagaggtatgactcaactaagctaggaataaggttcatctcccaagttagagctagtcatgtgatgagctagatgtaaagatataaatataatgatgagtaaggtacttgagccacatggatagaatcttgtgaagctaatatctccatgagatcttattgtatgagcacgtgacaggcagcgttagaacgagcaaaaggagctctattgaacaatatgtaacacatacagtcaatatgagcattacatagagtaatgacaggaataatggaaaataagagagaaatggccattaaatcagaaagtcagatatatgcagattattgtggatggtgagctgtgaatgcaaaattgtgtgatacataacagcCTGGGCCCAAACAATCTGTTTCAGTTTTCAGGCCTTTGTTCTCCAGTCCTGCACCCCCAAATCCCTACAACAGAGgttactactacagacaatcccactgttacaccctcttaacatataccattggaattgcctgatttttctattatttttagtattttttacaaactctatatcttttgttttttgatcacatgaccttggcacttattatgccatgccaagggcacttaggagaaatccatgcttctgtgcagcctgcagcactcttcttatttcccatgtagtcttcttttcacacatgcacagaccacatgtatttacCTTCTTTGCCCATAtgtacagcagggaaattgcttggaaaccccaagtcaattttaccttgtctcatatccattgaggaggaaaccatcagccagctaagtagccagcccccagtagATTGATAAGCTCACCCCTTTTacctcactcaccacacctcccaggcctaaggcccctttgtcattgtagttagttcAGTAGTccccaccttaagcagtcattgcagtagttagcctagtgAGATAGTTTAGTCAGATTTACCCTGTACTAGATACTGTCAGAGCtgacaactaccacagggtaaagcccaacaagctattgcctaatataggacttatcagctagtgggatctaacaatgctcaaggcaattgccagataaaggggtaggacaagacctatagaagtaaagtgcactaatgctgctaagacagcagggcaaggaacctttgacagggactggtatgctctcaggcaatactcaaagtgtatgtcttagggtaggtagtgtaggaagggataagaggttgagctctgaggcttaaggctctcagaaccctccttatatattcaacaagcagagggaatagtatatacagtaacaaacacaataacaaagataaggtcacatgaccaagggtaagaaagacgtgatcacatgactaaaggtcatgtgattggatcacataataagcgctcagcgcttaaatagcataaagatgcatatatccataaatcttcatgaaaatagcgcatatattcactatttctttgacttagtggattctaaggtggtcacgcctctagggcatgacagtgatcatgtgctaaaaatagaactaactctgccaagacctcacctcaccagtgtatttcttggcatctgaTTCACTAATCAAGCACTGCCACAtggttctttgactcatgctgcttcttgaggctgtgctatggctccaagaggctgtgctcctatttgaaatatgtatatagacccaagtaatgcccaggtatatataggggtggaacaagctgcttagaaagccagcttgatttcccttgtcttacaaCCTATAGGGACAAGCAGGTGCTACTACACCTAAAAAagagtgttgtagacacatgaataccaaggacaattattctgattttcttgaatttaaacaaagtcaaacagacaacatctttgatcacatgactttggcacttatatcatactctaagcgccaagccacatccccatccatgcttacctcatcatatgtagccacctccacctgatgacatcactatgacacgtcagtgacacgtatgcatgagtaaggccaactgcagagcagggttcttattggttatagttttgcatattttacatttgtaattagttcacctctgtaatatataaggaggccaaccaaccatggtaatacccaggttgattacctcttgttgcatcacgtgttgtacacagggccttacagcctgGGTTCACTAAGTCCATAGTAGATACATTGCCTTAGACACTGTCACTgctgtacttacatagcttgccaacACCTTACAGTGTCtggccattgtagttagtagtcTCAATGTCATAGGATAACcacttgctgccttaagcagtactTATTGTACTCATGCTGACATAAAGTATGTGAACACAATAGATTAATTTCCAGCAGCTGCAGATGTGACTTAATCACTTAGTCTCAATAATAAAGTATGTAGATTGGAGTGCCCTGCATTTTATCCAAGTGTTGGAAAATCCAAAAGCTGAGACAGAGGGAGGTGAAGGTGCACACATGAAAATGAGCATAAATCTAGCATAGGAGGGCAGGTAGATAtgaagaaaagaagtaaataCAATGATAGTTAGAAATGTCCTGATCATTTTTGCACTTTGAAGCAAGTGTAAATGTTTTGTGGTTAGAGAGATATGTTTGATATAATATTTATGGTTTTGAGTATTCTCATATGTAATTCATAGGAATGATCAGCATCCAGTACCATTTTGTATCAAACATATCTCTCTAACCACAAAACATTTACACTTGCTTCAAAGTGCAAAAATGATCAGGACATTTCTAACTATCATTGTATTACTCTTTTCTTCATATCTACCTGCCTTCCTATGCTAGATTTATGCTCATTTTCATGTGTGCACCTTCACCTCCCTCTGTCTCAGCTTTTGGATTTTCCAACACTTGGATAAAATGCAGGGCACTCCAATCTACATACTTTATTATTGAGACTAAGTGATTAAGTCACATCTGCAGCTGCTGGAAATTAATCTATTGTGTTCACATACTTTATGTCAGCACAAGTACTTCCACACAGCTGCAAGCGCCCACATCtttgacatccttacagatgtccaGGACAAAGAGCAACTGCATGATttatttgaaattcaactatcaacaactgtcaacaaaggatctccactgatccttctatctgattagtgataagaagtactgtcagagtcttctcatcactaggaccctaggtgtccactgctttacttgcaaatagctaaagacttcctctgTGGGTTGTGCTACTTTGCCTCTTATTAACTGAgactgtcctggacacagtcacatgaccagtacaagtggttgcatgctggcccaagcccaaatttggggggtagcaggtgtaatcatgggttgtcagcagaggaataatagggctctatggcttagtggtcaagctggttcaattctggctagttctattttcctctgtttatgacagagacttcttgtcttccttttgcaaatagctaaagacctCCTTTGTGGGTTGTGCTATTTTGCCTCTTACTGACTAAGATAGGTATATCTTGGAACTTGCAATTAATAGAGACTATTGTAGTGCTCTATCTGGCCTTCTTGCAACAACATGGGATTCCACAAGATGCAACCTAGGCATGTATTTGGGACTTTGCCCCAATTGGATAACTCTGAACATGGTCATGTCATGGAGCTGACATCTCCTATGCAAGGTATGGAACAGGGACATCAGGAAGGAgtagtgtcataaacagaggaaaatagaactagctggaattgaaccagcttgaccactaagccatagagccctattattcctctgctgacaacccatgattacacctgctaccccccaaatttgggcttgggccagcatgcaaccacttgtactggtcatgtgactgtgtccaggacaagtAGGAATTACCCCTTCTAAACAGGCTGACCAAACAGATATGGAACCATTTCACCTTGCTACAGCTGGGAGCCTAGACCCTAGGTATGAGAATCCAGGGAATAACACACCCTTGGAGGACCCTGTCaccagggaaaaggaaaTCCCTTTGGTAGATGAGGCAACCAGGAATAAGAcagttgtcctagacgtccttaagggttgtctaggtagcgggcgcttgtggccgtatggaACTGAGTAagaaccacttaaggcggtgagggtgctacctacaacaacaagctaactatctacaatgaccacacgctataaggcagcggcaagctacgtaagtacagtgagaacaacgcttaaggcgtgtactAAGTGGATtcctgggcagtaaggcccttgtacagtattgtgatgtgacaagaggtaattgacctgggtgttaccatggttggttggcctccttatatattctataagctagctaattacaaatgtaccatatcaaatactgtatcaaataagaaccccgctccgcagttggccttactcatgcatacgtgtcactgacgtgtcatagtgatgtcatcaggtggaggtggctacgtgtgctgaggtaagcgcggaaggggacgtggcttggcgcttagcgtatgatataagcgccaaggtcacgtgattgaaaaggttgtccgtttgtctttgtttaaatttgagaaaatgggaataaatccctggtattgattgtgtctacaacaacagtgaaggattttattgaagacttctttgccaaattccctgaggagactcaaccaccaaaaactgaggcaaacaagaaatggatTACTAATGACCACCTTACAAGTACCAAAAAGGTCTATGGATTCTTACTGgaactgtcctagacatccataaagggcatcaaggcagcaggcgcttatgGCTGTATGTAAAACTAAGTAAACCACATAAGGCAGTGGGGAGGCTACctgcaacaactaactacctaaacacaatgaccaaggccttaagggcaatggcagacTATGTATCTATAGTGaggaagctgcttaaggcaacaagtacaaatGTAGGGtgctaagtggttactggcctaaggccttgtacaaagtaggagtgcaacaagaggtaattgacctgggtgttaccatggttggttgtcctccttatatattacagagagagagctatttacaaatacatcatatgcaatactgtatcaaataagaaccctgctctgcagttggtcttactcatgcgtacgtgtcactgacgtgtcataatgatgtcattggtggaggtggtcatgtatgatgagtaagcgcggatggggacgtggcttggcgcttagcgtatgatataagcgccaaagtcacgtgattgaaaatgttgtccgtttaactttgtttaaatttgagaaaatcggaataaaatctgtggtattgattgtgtctacaacaggaaCTAATAATGGGAGTCAAAAGGTTGGagaaacatattgacaaCCATCTGAAAATGGAACAGGAATGCTAGATCATGGTATTCCTCAGGAAGTAATTGACCAATTGGATAAAGTACTTCCCTTGTCTGCCCTCTGGGAGGCTGAGCATAACAGTGAATCCAATTCCAACAAATCAGGGTCTACTGAAATCCAATGTGAGGTGTGTGGAAGAACTAACCACTCTACTgaagaacataggaaatcATGTGATCCTAGGGCAAAGGGCAATAAAGGGTCTGATAAATGGAAAGATAAGGGTCCTGGCAACCCAGGGTATAAAGGAAGGCATGCCATGCCTGGGAAGACATCACAAACCACCACTGGCACCACTACTTTCTTATCCACTCCCATTACTAAGACATCATGCCTGCCATCAGAACAGAGACCAGCATCTCCAAGGCAACTGGAGATGCCATCTCTTACCACCTTGACAGATCCagtgtgttgtacaccactgtaaggtgggtacttgctagtgggtcAGGTGCTTGCAGCTGTAATACTAGTTGGCTATGTGATAACctgtgcttactcagcaAAAACTGTTTTTGTTGTAACAccaggggtttggtaatggtgtattAACACACCAATAACATGTCATTACACAAGTACACGTGATAACACTGATGTGATATACAGTTATAACATCATGTAGCACCAAttacaccattaccaaacccctgATGTTACAACACCCCAATTACATGTAATCACATGTTATTCCACCCCACATATTTTGCTGAGTAGCGCCAGCTAGCTACGGTCCAGCTACCATACGTCTGCCAACCACTAAGCTAGCCAAGCTTGATGGGCTAGCCGCGTCAGATATAGCGTCAGCTAGCAAGTCCAGTAAGCCTAAGGTATATATCTTTCTGCTACGTGAACGCCCACAAATAAACTAATATCTTTTCTATCAGAATCGGAAGCAAAAAGCCAAGAGGTAGTCAGCATTTATGCATCCATTATGATTGGTCGCGATTCCCTCTaattttttctttcttcatTTTTTTTCAATTACGCTAGCCCAAAATGTCATATAGTCCATATACAGCAAAAtaatgcatatattgtattgaTCGCGAGAAAACTACctttggcacagcatctgaTCGGCATCTACCTAATGTCTCAAACGCTTGCTTAGAGCTTAATATACGCAGTGAGCAAGCGTATCGTGACGCGGGCCTCGGGCGCTGAAAATACGTTACCGCAGCCCCACAACGCTGGGTACCAGCGTGGCGCTGAAAATCGAGGACGCCAAAAGGGACGAAGTCGGCTTGCATCAAGCGTTTTAAAACGCTGATTGGAAGCCGCAAATACACTGTCATGCAGCGTCCAAATGAGCTTGTACAAAGCGCGTCATCGCCTGACGATGGAGGCTGAAAGCCAGCGTTACTATTACCGACAGTGATGTACTCTTTGATAAACACCGTGAAGTATTAAATATTTAATATCGGCCGAGCCTACCATATACTGGGAAGGACTGGGTGTAGCAGGGCTCAATAAATATCATAGGTAGAAAAATGCAATACTCGTGGCCATTGATCATTGCTAGGAAGCTATACTGACAACATACTACAAAGTTACTGAACAAATAGCTCTTTAGCCCCCAATAGCTGATCCACTTCTGAACATGCTCATCTCCAAGCTGCGGTGTGGTTTCTAAAACCCGACTAAACTCTTCGGCTACCTTGGTATTCAGCCGCACAGTTCCACACGACTCTACATGCTCCACCTCCTCGTGAGACTGAAGCGCCTTATCGGCGAGCACCATACCGTCAATAGTGCTTTGGATTTTAGTGCTTGGGAATCGCTTGTATCGATCACTGTCGGATCCTTTGAACGATTCTGCAGCTTCGGCTACACGCTTATTCCATTCTTCGAAGCCCACGAGAGGCAGTTGAGAGTTCACGAGTGGCACGAGCGATGCCGAGAGTGCATTCATGATATCCACCCAAGGTACAGGTCGAGGGTGTGAGGTGTGCATCACTTGAGGTAGGACTTTGTTCCTGTTAACACATGTATCGATAATTGAACGGGCAGCCACATCAAGTGGAAGCCACGAGACAGTCTGCAAGTGCCATATAAGAGATCAAGGATGACGATTGACATAGTTGGTCATCTTACCCCGACGGCCCTCGGCAGGCTACCTATTGAAACGGAAGAGGCGATGAGCGAAGGGACCCAATCTGTTGTTGACCATGCACCACTCTTGACATCCCCGACAAGCTGTCCAAGTCGAATACTGCAGCTTTCGAGGCCAGAGTCTCTAGCTGATTCAAGGAGCTACAAAGTGGtgtttgccattgccacaCGGAATACTAATGGCCAGCTTACCTTTTCAGCCACTAGCTTGCTTTGTCCATATCCAATACTAGTCGAAGCCATCTCCGGGGTAACTGAAATCTCGCTTAGCCACCTTCCGGGAACGGCAAAGCCGGCTACGGAAACAGATGAAGTAAATATAAATCGTGGGAGGCCTGTGGGGCCGTAGATTGAAAGGCAAGGTCGAGAAGGTTTCGGGCTCCGCAAATGCTTGGCTCGAAGGACTGGAGGCCGAGGTTGAAGTTAACCTGCCAGGCATTATGAATTATAATCGTAGCCTCTCTCCGGATCTGTATAAATGCATCAATTATTTAGAGCCTTTGGCGGTTGCTTATAGCCATTCACCTCATCGTATATTTCATTGGGTAGGGCAAGCTTGGGATCCTCAAGATCGGTATCAACAAATACCAACTTCCCGCTCTTTAGCGAATTCCCACCCAAAAGCTTGTCTTCAAAGGAGCTGAGCTCCCTGTCTCTATTGTTCTTGCTTGATTTGCGATTCATCGCCCATACTTTCTCGACCTTTTCATTCTCCAGCAGCTGCGCAAGCAAATGAGATCCAAGGCCTCCAGTAGTACCAGTCACAACCACACGCTCTTTCTTTACCGGTTGAATATCACGGGCCTCTTGGGCAGGCCAGTCAATTTTGTACTTTTCGATCATAGTATGAATGTTTCGAAGCGCTTCCGCAACAGGATCGATGACAGTAGTATTGTTGCAAGTGGAGAGCTGGACAAGTACCTGGACAAGTTGTGTGATAGTGGGGTTTCCGAAGATGGTTTGCTGGTTGACTTTTGTCGCCGCAGATCGAATATGGAAATCGGGTGATGCGTTCAGAGTATCTTTGAGCAGACGAAGAAGCATGGTGGCTGTGAGACTGGGTAATATATATGAAAGTTAAGTTGTAAAATATCTACGAAAAAGAAAACCGACCTATCCATTCCTTGCTGAAATAAATCTCCACGTACGTCGACTTGCCGACCCAAAAGATTTTGAATCTCCTGAGTAACCCAAACTTCAATATCTTTGGTACTATCCCAGGATCGAGGAGGCTTAATTCCATCGGCCGCACCAAAGTTTTTCTCTAGACCCAGGTACATTTCTTCGATGACGCTCGCATATAGCTTGAGAGCACCAGGACGAAAAATAGCATCCTTGGTCGTGCGTGGAAGAAGACGGCTAGGATCTACGAAAATTATTGTCCGTCTCTCAAGGCGAGAATGGGTAGCGGATGCTTGATTAGCACGTTCAATAAATGGCCTATACGAAAAGATATAGTACATGGGATCGAATCTATGGAGTATGCTTACCAGACATCCTCCATTGCCTTTGATTGTCCCTCTTTAGTATGATACATATAATTTGCACTTTCTTCCAGTTCGATCAAAACGCCAGTTTGGTTCCGTTCTCGCCCAAACATGATTGCGCAGCGCACGATGGGACATCTACCGATTTCTTTCTCTGTGTTCTCAATAAGTAAGCTGTTTTTAGAAGTTGCTAAGCCCTCAGCTTGCCTATAGGGCCCGGATTTGTTTTCTCGCCATTGAGAAGGATAATTTGGTCGTCAAGACGTCCGACACTAATAAAGGTATTGATATTATTCGGATTGCTGTCGGTCAAATCATTGGGCCACTGACACTTTCCATAGATCCGGCTTATGAGGATGGCGAATAACGAGGTCCTTGGTTTTATACGCTGGCCTCCCGTCAATCTCGAAGTTGAGCTCGAAAGGTTTATAGTCATCTGATACCTATGATTCAAATTGGTTTAGTGATCAACCAGGGAAGGCGATTTACATATTTCTAAGCGTACCACGAATGCAAGTTCAAACAAATTGTCACCATTATTTTGTGGAATAAACCGCACATCTACTTGTGGTGAGAACTGCACGTAATTCCAATCATTGAAGTCATCTATTTCCGATGCTTCTGTTACGAGGCCGAGCTCGGTTGCACCATAGCAAGAGCGGAAGCGGACACCTATCTCAGGGTTGATTAATCAACAAATAATAGAGCATACGTATGCATGGCTCACCTTGATCGGCTACTTTGTTCCCTATCGCGTCAGCCAAAGGTCCTCCGCCAAATAGCTGTGTATCCTGAGTCTCCACTATCTGTAAATTAAGTTCAAAAATGCTCACAACACACTTCATTTGGCGCAGATATGCCAGAGCGGCTTCTTCTTGAGACCACATCTAGCATTGAGTCGAGTATTACTATATGGTTGGGATTTGCAGGATGTAACATTGCTCACCTCTAAGAATGCCGGTATGCATACTATATGTGAGCAATTTGTGGCAGTCGCCACTTTGATTGTTAAGTTTGATGTTGGTACCACAGGAACGTGACTTGGAGCGAACAAGACTTGAGTACACCCTGCGTAAATTGGACCGAAAATTTGGAAAAACATGCCCTACGAACCTATGTGAGAACATGACTCGAAACATCAGGTAGATCGTTCTACTCACCATTGCGTGGAATGTAGGAAGGGCCATAGTTCCGCTTCGGACTCCTTCCCGCGCATACACTCGCCCAATTGCTGGGTAAAATTAAGCCTGTGGGTGTAGATATATATAAAAATGTCACGAATAAACTTACACTGCGTGATCAAGTTTTTGAATAAGCCTTCGAGGTGAAATTTGACGGGCCTTGGCATGCCTGTTGAACCAGAACTATGCAAAATGCTAATGATGGTATCACCCGAGATAGTTTTCAGAGGAGGAAAGGGTTTGTGTTTAGGTTCTCGCCCAGCCCTTCCGAGATCGGGTAAGACTTGATCTAACGACGGAAGGTCTATAAATTGAACTGGGGAGTCGACTTCTGCCAAGTTATTGGGAAGCTGAGATATAATGTGATTGATGGCCTGAGAACCCCCGGCAACTACTAGCGACGTTTGAGTGGATTTCAGAAGATGGGCAATGCCAGAGACGTGTGTTCGTGGAGACATAGGAAATGGCTGTTATAGGGCTATGATTAGCTAAATCGACAGTCGAATGTTCTAAGCTGGAGCCTACGACTAAGCCTGCTCTCATAGCCCC
Proteins encoded:
- a CDS encoding acetyl-CoA synthetase-like protein; the protein is MASTSIGYGQSKLVAEKLLESARDSGLESCSIRLGQLVGDVKSGAWSTTDWVPSLIASSVSIGSLPRAVGTVSWLPLDVAARSIIDTCVNRNKVLPQVMHTSHPRPVPWVDIMNALSASLVPLVNSQLPLVGFEEWNKRVAEAAESFKGSDSDRYKRFPSTKIQSTIDGMVLADKALQSHEEVEHVESCGTVRLNTKVAEEFSRVLETTPQLGDEH
- a CDS encoding acetyl-CoA synthetase-like protein; this encodes MFGRERNQTGVLIELEESANYMYHTKEGQSKAMEDVWPFIERANQASATHSRLERRTIIFVDPSRLLPRTTKDAIFRPGALKLYASVIEEMYLGLEKNFGAADGIKPPRSWDSTKDIEVWVTQEIQNLLGRQVDVRGDLFQQGMDSLTATMLLRLLKDTLNASPDFHIRSAATKVNQQTIFGNPTITQLVQVLVQLSTCNNTTVIDPVAEALRNIHTMIEKYKIDWPAQEARDIQPVKKERVVVTGTTGGLGSHLLAQLLENEKVEKVWAMNRKSSKNNRDRELSSFEDKLLGGNSLKSGKLVFVDTDLEDPKLALPNEIYDEVNGYKQPPKALNN
- a CDS encoding AMP binding enzyme, translating into MTTLTKFVFPPTDGSIPPSSISDFHLEHNPSHVFAILYDINNSSQTNVTYEQFACAVHRAAHILNPNGTIPQGTNIGFLLSAHTIQYIVMIFGAMRAGLVPFPMSPRTHVSGIAHLLKSTQTSLVVAGGSQAINHIISQLPNNLAEVDSPVQFIDLPSLDQVLPDLGRAGREPKHKPFPPLKTISGDTIISILHSSGSTGMPRPVKFHLEGLFKNLITQSIGRVYAREGVRSGTMALPTFHAMGMFFQIFGPIYAGCTQVLFAPSHVPVVPTSNLTIKVATATNCSHIVCIPAFLEMWSQEEAALAYLRQMKCVVSIFELNLQIVETQDTQLFGGGPLADAIGNKVADQGVRFRSCYGATELGLVTEASEIDDFNDWNYVQFSPQVDVRFIPQNNGDNLFELAFVVSDDYKPFELNFEIDGRPAYKTKDLVIRHPHKPDLWKVVGRLDDQIILLNGEKTNPGPIGKLRA